Within the Clarias gariepinus isolate MV-2021 ecotype Netherlands chromosome 27, CGAR_prim_01v2, whole genome shotgun sequence genome, the region aaacagttgtaTATATTATACAGCAACTGAACATTTAGTCTTTAAAGTTGATGTGTCAGAAGAAGGGAAAATGTGCAAGTGAAAGGATCTGAGTGAGTGTGACAAGGGCCACAATGTGTTGTCTAGATGGCTGCGTCAGCGTATCTCCAAACACCAACTCTTCCTGTGAGATGTTCCTGTCCTGCAGCAGTCAGGAAGAGCAAAAGAGAAGTGATAAGTGATGGGGCCATGGGCATCCTAGACTCACTAAACTCaacttgttgaaaaaattaatCCTGGTTCTGAAACACACAATGCATTACAGTTTGGTGTTCATGGAGCTGCGTAGCTGCAGACCAGTCAGGGTGTCCATGGTGACCTGTGTCCACACCCATATAATGGAAATGTACAGTAAGCAAAGGAACTGGCCCACAGAGCAATAGAAGAAGATTCCCTGGTATGGTCTAAAATTGCATATTCTGAAGGCctctttcagcaagataatgtgGCTCAAGGATGGTTTGAAGAACATAACAATGTGTTTGTAGGCTTGACATGGCCACCAAATTCTTTGGGATGTGATGGGCCAATATAGCTTACAGTAATTAAAGGACCGGCTGCTAACATCTTTCTTCAGAGGTCTAGTGAAGTCCATTCCTCGATGGCTCAGTAGGCAGATGATTTTAGTTCTATGGCTGTTCAGTGTATCTTGTCAAACCCTTTCTATGCCATCCATCACTGGTTCTGTTAAAGGAGCAAATAATTGACAACCACTTGTCCCTTTATTAGACAAGTCTAACTTTTTGGTGCATTTTCTAGAGACTAGAACTCTTCTGGTCATAATTTCTGGTCAAAATGTTTATCTCGCTTTTCTGGGCATAATTTATGTTACTCAAGCATTTCATTAGTGCTGAGTTTCTGACCACAATGTCTGGATATCTTGGTTGATGAGCTATTCTCAATCTACTATCATTAATAACTATTAAATGGTTCATTATTAGTACAGAGAAGTAATTTGAATAATGGATAGGGTAGAGGGGGGTACCAAACTATAAacttatatgtactgtatgtggtagGTGTATATGTTAAAATAACAAGCTCTAAGATAGCTGTACCTTCTCCATAATGGACGTGCTGGTGGCTGGTCTTGGTTTGGCCTGAGGTTTGACAGTTTTATGGTTCTTGTGATCCTTTAGCTTACAAAGATTATCAGTCTTGGCCTGGATCAGGTCTACAATCCTAAGGTCTGCATACGCACGGGCAATATCCAAACAGCTTTGCTCTgcaattaaatgatttaatgtcTTTGACTTCAGTGAGAGCTGGATCTAGAGTTCTTAATCACTCTTAATGATTTAATACACTACAAATCTGAAAACCAGAGTAGCTTCCTTTGCTCTGATGAGGCAGCAGTGATCtaacaaaaaaagtaatacaGGCTTTGCTAAAGGTATTGTTTGTTTAGAGAAATGTTTATGCCTCATCACTGTAAGTAGTGAGTAATTGTAGGGGGTAACCTAGTAGGGCacttatttaaagtttttatgaTGAATAGGAACATGCATAAAGGACTGAATAAGTTCAGACTTTTATAGTTACATTCTTATGTAAAGACAtttcatttcagtttaaaatcttgcatatTGCTCctttaactacagtatatttgaatAACTAAATTTTGGCCAGGAAATATTTTTCCATGTTTATACAACTGTTATAACAATACTACATGACAAATGCTGCTGCTGTACCTGACTTGTTTTTTGCTGTAACTGTTGCCCCAACTTTAATAAGGTAGTCCACACAGCAGGGCCTGGAACTCTCAACGGCCCTCATTATGGGCGTGGCTCCACTCAAGGTGGGTGTGTTGACTGCTGCCCCTGCCTCCACTAACAGTTTAATGATGTCAAGTTGTCCAGCGTGGCAGGCGTGGTGTAATGGAGTCCAGCAGAACTGATCACACGCATTCACATCAGCCCTGCATCAAGTAaagaaaacattattaaaattactggaatttAAGAACTGTCAAACACATTTTTCAATCTGGATGTATACTGTAGTGCTGAAATATTAATTTGGAGTGGTTGGAAACAAATAATGAATGAGAgtgatcagagatcacttaaacacttggtgaagtgaCATTGTAAACAACAGACAGTTGAAAATAGCTGTGTTTTATAATGAGAGTGAGAGCATTTCTAtatgcacacaatgtgatgacacacaggattgggactaaacagccgtGTGTCCATACAAAAACCATCAGGACTTGTGACTTATCAGGAATTTGttagggagcatgaggaataaaGGCagatgatgacctgaatgtactgattgaccagggtatcacatctactgtactgtatgtagtttttATTTCCTCATGGCTCGGCTATATTTCTGCACTAGAATAATGATGAAGTGGTCCTAGGAGCATGAGCAACCATTTCGACATCTGAACTGGACACAACTTTGAGTGCCATATTTAAAGGTAAAAGTGGTCAAAGGAAATGTtacaaagtgtaaaaaaaaaaaaaaaaaatttagccaGGCGGTGTAATTGTGGCTGTCCTTTAGTTTTGCATGCCTCCAACAGTGTCACTGAAGAACAGCACAATTATTGggtggatagatagatgaatggatggatagatagattttttccttgccactgtctccGTCACCATTGGCTTGCTCAGTttggacaatctcattattatctagacacaattttctcacacatacagtacacacttccatacattttcttttcaaattttccattcatttttgtgaagctgatTTGAGACAATGgacatttttaaaagcactatataaataaaataaaaaatttgaaattgaaaactcatcttctataccgctttatcctgtattcagggtcgcggggacctggagcctatcccaggaggcttagggcactaggcagggtacaccctggacagggtgccaagccatcgcagggcacacacacacacacacacacacacaaaatataaattttatgtgtatataaattttataaaataaatatctccGTAACCGCTTACCCAAGTTGAAGTAAAATCTTGGCCATTTCATAATTCCCACTTGCACAAGCGGTCATGAGTGGTGTCTTGTAAAAACAGTCCTTGACATCCACTGGAACCTTTTGACTAAAGGCCATCTTCAGGGAATCAATGTCTCCAGCCTTAATGCAGTAGTTTATGTTTAGAAATGTCTTTTCTGGTTCAGTTATATACCAGATTGAGTCATCCTCTATGGGATGCCTTGGTGGATGGTCCTGATCAAATCGGTTTGTGTCTGTAACAAGTTGGTACTTCTCAATCATAAAACATGGCGGCCCCCCATCGTCTCGACGAAAAACATTTTCTGGTGGGATGGTGCAAATTGGCACTGGAAGGTTCAACCTGCTTTTCTTCTTGCCATTCCCTGAGTTCCTCacccttttctttgttttttttagttcataTGAGGTCTTAATGAGAGTCCTGGGCAGATATCTGAAACCTTTGAAAAAgtcattaatgttaattaagcCTTGCCTATGCTTATCATAAGCAAGCAGTATTTTttcgacatcttcaacatctatCGGGGCCTGGAAGTCTTGGAGAACAGAGACAAACTTCTTAGAAGATACCACCTCTAAGTTTGTAATTCCATGTGAAGTGACTTCAAAGGCCTTTCTCAGTTCAGCTTCATTCACATGAGACCAATCATAAAGTCTCAATGCCCATGTGCCATTGGTGTAGCTCTTTGAAAACTTCCCATTCAAACGTTCAGCCCTTTTAAGCTCTTTCACGGAGGTCTTGTGATCTAAGTCCTTCGCAATTTGACGGGGAATCAGGCCTTCCATGTTCTTCTGTTTAGGATTGCATCCTGAAATTATTAGGATAGTAACATGTCAGAATTAAACATATAGCCAGTGCAGATGTTAAAAATTAGGTTTTATacatgatgtacagtagtaaTAACATTGCTAGTACTTTAATAAAGGACCCACTTCGGCGTTCATATCTGGTCCAGGAGGTCTCTAGAtgagagcatctgccaaatgccaacatttaatgtaaatgtataggCATTGATTATGTACTTGAAATCCTGGACCTGTTCAGTCTGGACTCCATCAAGATGTATGATGGCATTTGATCCGTTAGATCTTGAAACCTTGGTCTTGTCAGTATTGATTTTCAAGCTATATGGCGGAgtgccatttatttatttattaaccatTAACAAtgacatatttaattaaaaaaataaaaataccccTTGAACATTgcttttagtttcatttaaaaaatacaaataaaactgctaACATTATGAGACTGTTTCTTCTAATCATTACCTCTCTGGGCCAAAAATCTGCAGCAGTCAGCAAAACCTCCTCGGGCAGCATAGTGCAGGGCCGTGTTTCCTTCTGCTGTCATCACTCCCATATCAGCCACATATGCAGACAACACCTGAAGAATCTGGTGAAGATACCAagcaaaggttaaaaaaaaaattgtacttaCTAAATTATAGTCTTAGATAGATCTTTGGAATAAAAAGCTAAAGCTagctttaaattttaaacacaaGACTTTGAATTGTGGACAATATTTTGAACAATATTTTGCAGTCACTTCATAGTAGCCTCCTTGAGCAGCGAAGTGAACTGCGTTGAACCTCTTGTTGTCCAGTATGTTGACATTTGCCCCTCTTTTAAGGATGGCTCTCACCAGCCCCACTGCTCCTGCTCTCACTGCCTCCATTAGAGCAGTGCGACCCGTCACCTGCAAGTGCAAGCGTACACActctcatcacacacacctgctaTCAAGTATCATTATGCCACCTTAAATCATGTTGTAGCCGACAAGAAATTCGACAGCTACATGCTCTCAGCACAATTTGATAAAACTGTCTTTCAGTTGATGTGTCAGGGTGAATAAACATTCTTCCTGATCTGGTACAGTGTCTAGCAAAAAAACGTTCCTTTCACATAACAGCACAATACATCCTGTTCTGGAATCTGTTCGATGGCAGACACAGTTACATTCTACATTGATAATACAGTTTGTGAAAAGAGGCACCGAATAACACTAAAGATTGTAATAGAATAGTAACTAAAATTAAGTGAACCAATTACCAAAAGCTTATTGACAACTCTGgcagttttatatttatttttgaacaataagttgtgtgttaatgaataaatgatgattCATTTGTAACAAGGAGAATAAGACATATGCATTCGTAGTGTTTTATGCATAACAGCAAAGGGGTATTTAAAAGTTTACCCTGtttacaaactgtttttttttcaccgtGTCCTCCCTCAGACGCTTTAAAACCTGGAAGTAGAATTTGCTATTAACGTTGAAGATGAATTCTCTATCCACAGTGGCATGAACGTCACTGTCAAAGACAATGAGCATGCACATAGTCAAGCTGCAGACCTGCCTCACCTGTTTTCGATCATagagatgatgggctcttccactgttAAAGCTGTTGCTTCGTCTCAGGGATCTACCCATACACCCAATTTTCATCACCGATGATGATGGGGTCATGCACAGCATGCTGACGTTTAAATTACACGTGAGGATCGGCTGGACTGTAACTTATGTCACATCGACAATGGCAACATGGTTGTAGATTGTTCTTCAGCGATCATCATGCAGAAATTGCGGAATGGTTCCAACATTTTCAGGGATTGAGCTCATAGAAGGTCTTCTGATTTATCGTCTTCTAGTGATGTTCTTCTGGTCTTGAAACGCATGTGCTACTCAAAATACCTTAAATAACTCATTGCAGCATGGTCGTAAATTTGTTATGTCAAATAATGTTGaacgtctctgtggcagatttgcccagttccACACAGAATTTAATGTTCGCTTTTTGTTCCACCTTGCTGTCCCTGATGAAGTAGCAGACCTGCTAAGACCTGTAGCACTGGTTGCACAGGTCTTTTGGCACATTAAGTTATAAAGGCTGGTGCTCCCTGTGACCGTGCATGCAGCCTCGTGCTGTCATCTGTtggagtgttacagtgttagtgTCGAAACCTTTTGATACCCCTCGTAACTTATTACTGACTAGTTTAGGATTTCTTTAAATAAGACTAGAGGTTACAAAGTATGATACTCTTAAATTAGGATAACATTCTGTTCTGTattatgaatttgttaatttattaagttGATATTAGAAGCTTATGTGTAATGTGGCCCCAAGATTTTAATGCTATAAATCATGGATTTATATAAATCAGTACTGGTAATTATGTGATTATGTGATTAAGGTCGTTATAGATACATTACAATTGTATAATCTGGAAGATTGCTGTCTTACTGCACAGGCTAATTATTTTTAAGCTTTAGATCATGAAGCATTCTCCTTctgaaaaatatttcttttaaaattgagAGCACAATTTATGGGTTTCATCAATGATGGGATTTTTTCCAGGTTCTGGAATCTGGTGCATTTatcattaaggaaaaaaatattttgtgcttaCTCAGGTTGTTGTTTTATAGTAAATTGTgtggaaatataataataataaaaaaatggacatATACTTCTTACAGCACTTTATGTGAAACCTCATatttatatgcaaaataaatagaaagtaacagaaatagaaagtaaaaaaaagaaaagtatcaagTAGCAAGCAAGTCTGATCAGTCTGCAGTCAAATCTGCAGACTGAAACCCCTTGCCTTTTTGCATACtcacatttaaaacacacacacacacacacacacaccaaacgaCATACTCCTCAGCACGCCTTACCCGATTGAAAGCGTTGGGGTCAGCCCCCTTCCCTAAAAGGCTGAGACACATGCCCTCACATTCCCCAGCATTCTCACAAGCTTGCAGGAACAGTGGGATGCCTGCATGTGACACATTGTTTACATCCGCCCTGTAGTTCAGCGCCACCTGGAGGCAGCGTGCGTGTCTTCTGGTGGGATAGAGGCAGTAGAATAGCACGCCTAGAAGAGCAAACAGAGGCGTATTACATTAATTTAACTAACCTATACTCTGATCTGTAATTAAGACATTAAGGATACTGCACTCTGCTGTGTTTGATCTCCAGGAACGACCCACCGATTGTTACATGAATTAATATGAGAGAGCTGGAATAAAGCTTAACGTGCGGTGTTACTGTCTCATGTGGAGTGTGCTTGAAACCTCATCAATATATAAGCAGTGGGAAAGAGTAGTACATCAAATGGTCATCTGGATACTTGTACGTTATAGCTTATAGCAGCACTTGTGCAACTCAAGTATTGGAGCTGCTATAGCATAAAGGTTTGCTTTAAGGCACTACACGAAGCATCATTAAATGGGtattcctattgccatctcagggagcatttcctcggcttgctcatcacaGACAAtcctataattataatttatacacaaGTTAAACTCATTTCCCTAATTTAATTCTATTTCTGTAAAAccgctttgcgacaatgaacaCTTTAgcactttataaataaagctaaattaatttaaagtaaacagGAAGGATGTAAGCTTATATGGAATGTCTTCATCTAAGCATCTAAAAACATAATGTCTACAAACGTTTTTCATTTGGCATCATGGATTGCTGTGTGTTTTTAACGATTAACTTCTAAAAGTGGTGTTTAAGTGAGGCCTGTGGATTCAAATCTCATCTCTAGTCTGcgaggagtttgcatgttctgcccagTACTTTGTGGGTctcctcctggtactccagttCCAAAACAAGTGCTGACTGGCATTATTAGTGTatgagagaatgtgtgtgtaaactctTAAAAGATAAGGGCCTTTAACAATGTaggctactgtatgtaaaaccAGGATATTTCAAGGCCAGGTCTGGGTAAGTGTGCTCTACAGAGCCATTATGCAACTTGAAGAAACTTAAGAACATTTACAAAGTTAAACAGGTTTTGTGTTTCTCTCTTAATAACAGGCAATGACTATCTTTCACCCACCTTTGCCTTCTGTGTCTGTCAGCTTCATATCTGCATGCTTCTCAGCTAGCAGAGTAACCATGCCATCATGTCCGAGCTCGGCTGCCAGCATCACCGGTGTGCGTCCTTGCTTGTCCTGGACATCTGGACCGGCGCCATGGAGTGTCAGAAATTCGATCATGTTGGTGTCGTTGGCCATCGTGGCCACGTGCAAGACACCTTTGCCATCGTGCGGCTCTGTCATGTTGACAAGGTCATGAACGCCCAAGTGCACCAGCTTCTTGACCTGCACCATGTcttgtgcacgcacacactgcAGCAGGCGGTACATCTGCAGCTCCTGCAGGTGGCACTTGGTTACCAAGCTCAAGCTCATATGGGGACCTGAGAATAAGAAACTCAAATGTTAATAAAACCCCTACTCAAACACTCACATTGCTTTTCTAAATACGACATAGGTAGATAAGTAGACAAGCaatgaccatgtgtgtgtgtgtgtgtgtgtgtgtgtgtaccctgcccagtcaaaaataaaagtccacacacacaccttttgctttaattttgGCCGTGACATCATTTTGATAAGCATATTTATTTCCATAAATTTCATCGGCAGCATAATTTCGGGAAAGGGTTAATATtgacttatcagaccacatgacctttttccaatgctccacaCTCCATGCTTTATGCTCTCTAGGaaattaaagtctttttttgcatgttctccctgtgctcagTGGGtttccaaggacatgcagaataggctgattggcgttcgattgcctgagtgtgtgaatgtgcatgtgaatgttgactggaggtcctaccacactcataaaatacagtatgaatacaatggtcaccattggccatggtccctagttggactacagtggttcctggatggacagatggacacagctgtttatCTCCATtcctttgtgttgtttttgcatTGTAAATGTGGAATTGCTTTAACTATAGCTATTAGACTTAATTGTAAGTTctactgctgttttttttaacaatttgatcCCACAAAATGTTTAGGTGATCTCTGgtcacaataattaaaaaaaataataaattccaaCCACATTTTTTGCTTGAAGATGATAGTTCACTACTAGTTCATCActttccttccaggttttactAATAcgttttacagtttttaacccagtttcaGTGAACTCTTGCTTGATGTAGGACGATTTGTCCCTTCTGAAACAGACATGTTTGCTACAACCACAGGATATTTCTTCTGATTGTTTAAGAATGAGTTAAGAGCTACTCactgcttcagttaatgttaaataacttgttcctaataataatattgtgcaTAATATTAATGAAGTATATAAACACTATCTAgatacaaaatatttaacaatgcaattttttttaaataaataagaaagtaAACAGTAATTTGAAAACAAGACTTTTGTTATGTGAAATAATGGCTACAGATCGGACTATGTgcactacagtatacagtatgtaccactatgtgcaaaagtcttaagccaggtcttatttcatattaaagaaatgggagCAGGTTTTACTGCAAAAGTGGTTaaatatatgatttaaaaattaatttttatgatACCTAGATATCTTGTGAAATTTAATTATCTTTGTTTTTACAAGACAAACGGATTGGGGTCAGAGTGGTGACGGCTGGCCTTTCTGAGCTACCGAAGCTGTTGACGTTGTACAGTAGTAGTCCTTAAGGTCTGGGTGACTATACGGCAGATTTAGAAGTGATGTTTGGACATGTCTCTGTTATAAATATTGAATTCCAAAAGGACTGGACAGACATTTTTCAAGCCATTACATTCACATGTTGAAAAAACAAACTCTTGTTTCCATGGACTTTTTTTGTATCTGACatattgggggaaaaaactgtTCATCTTTGCTAGTTGAATGGCTatgatattgtaatataaaagaatataaaagtaAGATACTGCTAGGCATCTGGTGTTATCCAGGTAATTTATTGACCTTTAAACAAAATGGAACCTTTATTCTCCTATTCTATGCAGATCCTTTGAAAGTATAATGTTTAAGTAATGTGTCTTTTCATTGTTGAGGTACAGTATTGTTAAGCCAATTTGtttttgtaggaaaaaaaatcacttgaaCCAACTGCAGCAGTGCGCTACAATGGGGGACACTTGGCTAGTCAACCctaaagaaatataattatttgAGCCCACAACCGATACTACTTGTTCAACATTTtgaactatatacagtaaatgctgtGTCAACTAACCAGCAAAGTGAATTATTTAGTTTGGCCGGCAaatttttctaaaagttaagtaaacttaaaaaaaaaaagctgtgcaacgttttaataaactttatgtTAAGGGTGgcttatttttttgcagtgtcCAAGTAGCAAGAAGCCAataattacacatttaataACTTAGTAtccaattaaattaaactaattaaagcCTGGATGCATAAGAGGCCAAATAAGCCTTATTTCaaacttataaaaataataatcagccAGGATGCATTGTTCAGACTCTGCAGTTATCTTAGtcatcagtactgtatattggttCCTTCAAGTCTCATATCTGGAATATTTTCCATGACATATTGATCATATCTCCTACCTTTAGCTGAAACTGACAATGAGCAGCAGCTGTAGTCTTTCAATGAGAACTGAGTAACTGAGTCCTGGCCAGAGACTTTCCTACTCATTGTTCCTCGAGTGCCAGcctgtttctatagcaacaagaACCTACGAGTACTTTTTAAGTCTGAGCTAACGGAGAAGTAAAGCTTCCTCTCCTGTTTCAGCTGTTACAATCTCCATCTTCCTCCTTTCAGTAGTTAAAGTTAGAGTGCGCAGAAAATAAAGAATCAGTGGATGAGAAACACTATGTGTAATGTTCGGGGgacgtgtacagtacatgggccTGTTCTTTaattacttcctggtttgtacTAGCTTTAAGGCCTAGTGTTATTATGTTATAAAATATTGGAATATTTTTGCAGTTTTCCTAGTTTGTGTTTCTTATAGTTAGTTGTTTTAATTGTGTGTTAAATATATCTGGGTCCAGTCagtttaactattattaaaagGACCAACATTAGTTTCCACTGTACTTAAAGGGATAGTTTAGACTTTTTTGGAAAGCCAAATTCCACAACTATCGTCCACGTAAAAATGTAGTTTAAAGTTGAGCTGAGACTGATGTAGTGCTTCTGCGGTCCCAGTGAGCTAAACCGagttaatacatttaatacagaTCTTACTCTGTATTATTGTCTTTCTTGGTAATAGCTGTATGACTAGTTCTGGTTAGCCATACAGCTAGTTCTGGTTAGCCATACGGCTAGTTCTGGTTAGCCATACAGCTAGTTCAGCTTTAAGATCAGTGGCAACTAATAGATTGACTGCCAGCTAGTCAGTAGCAGAATGAAGAACAGCTCCTGAAATAcagtaatgtaaataaacaatgGTTAGAGATTCTTGAACctgatttataattataattccaTGTTTCATCCATGGCCGCGTGACTCTGTACAGGGTAAGCAGTGAAGAGTCAATCATAAACAATGAGTGAAAGTTGtgagaaataataaatagtaataataactaACTAAAAGCAAGGCTTATATTGTTCTCCGGCCTTCTCAGGAATGATTCCAGCACATGCACAAGATTCCTTTACTGGACTACAGCTTATATCAGTTTACATGGTAATACATCCTCAAGGTGGTGAGTAACTAATAGCATCTCTGACAAAAGAAGCTCCATAGTTAAGTAATTAAGTTTCGTTTCTTTATGCTGGATTAGAGTGCAGGTAAGAGACGGATGTAACACAGGAGGAAATTTAATCTCAAACAGCTTGGAAAGTACAGTAATCTCTTTAATAaaataggatttaaaaaaaaatctaaccaatattatattataaaaaatataacagaaCAAAATGGTTCTCTTCTGaacatgctgtttcagtgtctatgtactgtaaatgaactacagtactgctgagccacgcccctccagaaAACAACAAAGCTGAGAAACAACAAGGCAGGGGAGGGGTATCttctcatatgaggtcacattaggaaaataatctgattggctggtttaaACCCAATGCAATCCAAATATGGAAAtagaacaaaaaacagaaaatgtttttttcttatgttatttatttgtatacacacagacacgcacacacacgcacgcacacacttgtGACCCATCTGAATATctaaatatgattaaaaagcGATTTTTGCATTATGGGTAGTCTTAAGAAACAACGAAAATGTACACCTTCAACATATATCTTCAACGTTGAAACATGTTCACACACTGTTGTGCTGTGAAAGTGTATAAAAATCCACAGTTGGTGCTGCAGGCTGCCACAAGAGGTCCTCAGTTCTAAACACATCCCACATTAATGTACTGCTTATAGCTGGGGCTTCCTATACTCACTTTGACTAGAAAATAAATTTCAGAgacctaattatttttttattaatttttaaatgcatgtctACTGTAATGTTTATTACTTGGCACcatggagctttttttttttaaacccaaaaGTTATATCTTCAGAAATTTGGACAAAGTCGATATTATTACAGGTCACAATACGTCAATTAATAAaacttaataattaatagaaTTTTAATGA harbors:
- the ankef1a gene encoding ankyrin repeat and EF-hand domain-containing protein 1a translates to MSLSLVTKCHLQELQMYRLLQCVRAQDMVQVKKLVHLGVHDLVNMTEPHDGKGVLHVATMANDTNMIEFLTLHGAGPDVQDKQGRTPVMLAAELGHDGMVTLLAEKHADMKLTDTEGKGVLFYCLYPTRRHARCLQVALNYRADVNNVSHAGIPLFLQACENAGECEGMCLSLLGKGADPNAFNRVTGRTALMEAVRAGAVGLVRAILKRGANVNILDNKRFNAVHFAAQGGYYEILQVLSAYVADMGVMTAEGNTALHYAARGGFADCCRFLAQRGCNPKQKNMEGLIPRQIAKDLDHKTSVKELKRAERLNGKFSKSYTNGTWALRLYDWSHVNEAELRKAFEVTSHGITNLEVVSSKKFVSVLQDFQAPIDVEDVEKILLAYDKHRQGLININDFFKGFRYLPRTLIKTSYELKKTKKRVRNSGNGKKKSRLNLPVPICTIPPENVFRRDDGGPPCFMIEKYQLVTDTNRFDQDHPPRHPIEDDSIWYITEPEKTFLNINYCIKAGDIDSLKMAFSQKVPVDVKDCFYKTPLMTACASGNYEMAKILLQLGADVNACDQFCWTPLHHACHAGQLDIIKLLVEAGAAVNTPTLSGATPIMRAVESSRPCCVDYLIKVGATVTAKNKSEQSCLDIARAYADLRIVDLIQAKTDNLCKLKDHKNHKTVKPQAKPRPATSTSIMEKQGSDPTPQASEYFATSTGKTEALANSVILHSTRIASGALEKVDISFLPKTMWDKQLPRSQLMEKQKKRQRFTYEVSFDEFKQPFSKNADQTAQELSQTFEGN